A portion of the Actomonas aquatica genome contains these proteins:
- a CDS encoding delta-60 repeat domain-containing protein, translated as MNRFVPVSPRWSAWWLSLCLLAAASMSRATTAPVEAFDPNFNGIVHAALVQPDGAIVMGGAFTGLHPGRRGAPQTRDRLARFAPDGALDAAFAPAFDGPVRALALDATGRLLVGGGFTTVTDESGAHVRHGLVRIRVDGSVDPDFAPQFAGEATWRDAVLALAVLADGRIAVGGAFRTVATGPEATPAAHDYLALLESDGTPVAGFDPALNHEVLALAAQRDGGFIATGAFTQAGDEAVGRIARFASNGSLDTAWDVAADNLVRAIAIESDGSILLGGDFLALRGTGEAELQQQLFLARLSVDGVRDTAYHPRPDGRVTALAIEHAGTTIVGGEFTKFLPFVSQSSQSAAGFARLERDGQVDTTFRVGPSGTVNTIALQEDGGIVLGGHFVAIYDGTTGVTSTRLFGARVNETGRIDAEFTTGGEAVVLAAVQRGDGAVYVGGSFANFAGVARSGLALVQPDGTVDASFAPELNGSVTALALQDDGKLVVGGAFTTIDDVSQPYLARLNPDGSLDTSYDPQPNATVRSLLRESSGAMLVGGGFTGFTPGYDADTSGDDYEGVSRAYLARVLADGSIDEDWTPLVNASVNDIARQSDGRLLIAGGFTTVGTETRAYVARLETDGDVDEGFNPAPNGVVNSVVVDADGRILIGGEFTLLQLDDGQADDDDGDDVTDDDADRYNLARINADGSLDQTFTPTLNGAVVDLEVMDDGDILVGGEFNRYAPDPDTVYDLADSLVRLNADGTRDDSEEWNTDGSLQVILPLADGDYLLGGAFRVFYSTADRSVRTTTSLVRYAPSGVDTTAWATTASVDPARYVSALTVQRTGHVLAAGRFDDIGGVARQNVARFTADGSVLSSFNLRSDGAVHALLDRVETGIWDDLRSNIALLDANGQDLPGANYTQIDDLSGRLFAAVEEPDGSVLLGGFFTNTANTSGPNLVRLRPDGTFDPDFRPTPDATVTEILLQPDGRIVIVGSFTEVDGVEQSYAARLLSDGSYDDSFVVPAPSASISAAALQADGKVLIGGNFTTFQVDDGEEDDDDGDGATNDDTRQAYIARLNADGTLDTTFAPITDAFVGSFAIHPDGDITMGGQFTVVTSNDDDATTYARSGLARISSTGVVDADFDPSPNSAVWDLDLLDDGRLIVAGGFTLFTNLTDNENDDDDADGDEDDEGNAIADEDADVYYLARLNADGTLDTSFDPRPNATVREVHVQADGAMLVRGDFGAFFPNDAEYGLARAGVARVLPDGGIDQTFNPNPDDGTYAMLERADGSILIGGDFTRLDIEAVLYLGGAFTTLDSNDLPALARVQLDGNPDGSYRPAPNGDVNTLVATPDGRILVGGAFTQLHGQTRQRLARLASNGSLDTAFAPVINGPVRSVALDQQGGIIVTGEFSQVGGASRTRLARLWNDGALDAAWAPTVNGTVDAVAVDLAGRVLVAGAFTTANGSARAYLARFDDTGALDTTFTPSFDGRVYSVVLRADGLIGVGGDFTTVNGSTSPKLAVLGDDGTLAVAGNPATNGTVRALTIDREGRLVAGGSFTRFAGASRALLARTNAANAFGQALLVDDDGRGLTWVQTGGGASANAVSLAVSTDGETWSERGFAWRRDGSSVWRWEGNVLPIEGEYVLRVRTLTSATQFGSGSVREYYRHFIGTQPSGYGYGSTLPTRFGAITGDLGDWLPGGDGITVNPDGSGGEGGNGGGDPGDGGIDILGSRLRNLSTRVSLELDDVITVGFVVEGSAPRRVLLRAVGPGLAPYLGAGELESPRLALHNAEGAELAVNTGWQSSPQMRDWFAQAGAFSLTPGSADAVLAPVLAPGPYTLAINDEASAGGIVLAEVYDLGAVDVADRLVNLSALSRAGDGEDSLIVGFVIEGNASKTMLIRGIGPTLEDYGVSTALADVAIDVRNAAGELIARNEDWATPLDGGATATVIATQTAAVGAFALATDAADAAVLVELAPGAYTVQLQPRSEDGRDGLIEIYEVAP; from the coding sequence ATGAACCGATTTGTCCCTGTTTCCCCTCGCTGGAGTGCGTGGTGGTTGAGCCTCTGTCTGCTCGCCGCCGCGTCGATGAGCCGTGCCACCACGGCACCGGTCGAAGCGTTTGATCCCAACTTCAACGGCATCGTGCATGCCGCGCTCGTGCAACCCGACGGCGCCATCGTCATGGGCGGTGCCTTCACCGGTTTGCATCCCGGTCGTCGAGGGGCGCCGCAGACCCGCGACCGCCTCGCGCGCTTTGCGCCCGACGGGGCGCTCGATGCCGCGTTTGCGCCAGCGTTTGACGGCCCGGTGCGCGCACTCGCCCTTGATGCCACCGGCCGCCTGCTGGTCGGAGGTGGTTTCACCACTGTGACCGACGAAAGCGGCGCGCACGTGCGCCACGGTTTGGTGCGCATTCGCGTCGACGGCAGCGTGGACCCCGATTTTGCGCCGCAGTTTGCCGGCGAAGCGACCTGGCGCGACGCGGTGTTGGCGTTGGCGGTGTTGGCGGATGGTCGCATCGCGGTGGGTGGTGCGTTTCGCACCGTGGCGACCGGACCGGAGGCCACCCCTGCGGCACATGACTATCTGGCGCTGCTGGAGTCAGACGGCACCCCGGTGGCGGGCTTTGATCCCGCGCTGAACCACGAAGTGCTGGCGCTGGCCGCGCAGCGCGACGGCGGCTTCATCGCGACCGGCGCCTTTACGCAGGCGGGCGACGAGGCGGTCGGCCGGATCGCGCGATTCGCGAGTAACGGAAGTTTGGATACGGCCTGGGATGTGGCGGCCGACAACCTGGTGCGGGCCATCGCCATCGAAAGTGACGGCTCGATCCTGCTGGGCGGCGATTTCCTGGCGCTGCGTGGCACCGGCGAAGCGGAGCTGCAGCAGCAGCTCTTTCTCGCGCGCCTGTCGGTCGATGGCGTGCGCGATACGGCGTATCATCCGCGGCCCGATGGACGTGTGACTGCTTTGGCGATTGAGCACGCGGGGACGACGATCGTGGGCGGCGAGTTCACGAAGTTCCTGCCCTTCGTGTCGCAGAGTTCGCAGTCGGCAGCCGGGTTTGCCCGACTGGAACGGGATGGTCAGGTCGACACCACCTTCCGGGTGGGGCCCTCCGGGACGGTCAATACGATCGCGCTGCAGGAGGACGGCGGCATCGTGTTGGGCGGTCACTTTGTGGCCATCTACGACGGCACCACCGGCGTGACGTCGACGCGTTTGTTTGGAGCGCGGGTGAACGAAACGGGTCGCATTGACGCGGAGTTCACCACGGGCGGTGAAGCCGTCGTGCTTGCGGCGGTGCAGCGCGGCGACGGCGCGGTCTACGTGGGCGGTTCGTTCGCAAATTTCGCCGGCGTGGCTCGCTCCGGTTTGGCGTTGGTGCAGCCGGACGGCACGGTGGATGCGAGTTTCGCCCCGGAGTTAAACGGCTCGGTCACGGCGCTGGCCTTGCAGGACGACGGCAAGCTCGTGGTGGGCGGCGCGTTCACCACGATCGACGACGTCTCGCAGCCCTATTTGGCGCGGCTCAATCCGGACGGCAGTCTAGATACCAGCTACGATCCGCAACCCAACGCGACGGTGCGCAGTCTGTTGCGGGAGAGCAGCGGAGCGATGTTGGTGGGCGGTGGATTCACGGGCTTCACGCCCGGGTATGACGCCGATACCTCGGGCGACGACTATGAAGGCGTGAGTCGCGCCTACCTCGCCCGCGTGTTGGCCGATGGCAGCATCGATGAGGATTGGACGCCTTTGGTGAATGCGAGTGTGAACGACATCGCGCGCCAATCGGATGGCCGCCTGCTGATTGCCGGTGGATTCACGACCGTGGGCACGGAGACCCGCGCTTACGTGGCGCGCCTCGAAACCGACGGAGACGTCGACGAAGGTTTTAATCCCGCGCCCAATGGCGTGGTGAACTCCGTCGTCGTGGATGCCGATGGTCGCATCCTGATCGGTGGCGAATTCACCCTGCTGCAACTCGACGACGGGCAGGCCGATGATGATGACGGCGACGACGTCACCGACGACGATGCCGACCGCTACAACCTCGCCCGGATCAACGCCGACGGTTCGCTGGATCAAACCTTCACCCCCACGCTCAATGGCGCCGTCGTTGACCTCGAGGTGATGGACGACGGCGACATCCTGGTGGGCGGTGAGTTTAACCGTTACGCGCCGGATCCTGATACGGTTTACGACCTGGCCGACTCCTTGGTGCGGCTCAACGCCGACGGAACGCGTGACGACAGCGAGGAATGGAACACCGATGGCAGTCTGCAGGTGATCCTGCCGCTGGCCGATGGGGACTACCTGCTCGGTGGCGCGTTCCGGGTGTTTTATTCGACGGCGGACCGCAGCGTGCGAACGACCACGTCGTTGGTGCGTTACGCGCCGAGCGGGGTCGACACGACGGCGTGGGCAACCACCGCCTCGGTCGATCCGGCGCGCTATGTGAGTGCGCTCACCGTGCAACGCACCGGCCACGTGCTGGCGGCCGGTCGCTTTGACGACATCGGTGGTGTGGCGCGGCAGAACGTGGCTCGCTTTACGGCCGACGGTTCGGTGCTCAGCTCCTTCAACCTGCGTTCCGACGGCGCAGTGCATGCCTTGCTCGATCGGGTGGAGACCGGCATTTGGGATGACCTGCGCAGCAACATCGCGTTGTTGGATGCCAACGGTCAGGACCTGCCCGGGGCCAACTACACGCAGATCGACGATCTCTCCGGCCGTCTCTTCGCGGCGGTCGAGGAACCGGATGGTTCGGTGCTGTTGGGTGGTTTCTTCACCAACACCGCCAATACCTCCGGTCCGAACCTCGTGCGCCTGCGGCCCGACGGCACCTTCGATCCGGACTTCCGTCCGACCCCGGACGCGACGGTGACGGAGATCCTGCTGCAGCCGGACGGCCGCATCGTTATCGTGGGTTCCTTCACCGAAGTGGATGGCGTGGAGCAGAGCTACGCGGCGCGCCTGCTGAGTGACGGTAGCTACGACGACAGCTTCGTGGTGCCGGCGCCTTCGGCCTCGATTTCGGCGGCCGCGCTCCAGGCCGACGGCAAAGTGCTGATCGGCGGCAACTTCACGACCTTCCAAGTCGATGACGGCGAAGAAGACGATGACGACGGTGACGGCGCCACCAACGACGACACCCGACAGGCCTACATTGCGCGGCTCAATGCCGACGGCACCCTCGACACCACCTTCGCGCCGATCACCGATGCCTTTGTGGGGTCCTTCGCGATCCATCCGGATGGCGACATTACGATGGGTGGTCAGTTCACCGTGGTCACCTCCAACGACGACGATGCGACCACCTATGCGCGCAGCGGTTTGGCACGGATCAGTAGCACCGGCGTGGTGGATGCAGACTTTGATCCGTCGCCCAACAGTGCGGTCTGGGATCTCGATCTGCTCGACGATGGTCGGCTGATCGTGGCGGGCGGTTTCACGCTCTTCACGAATCTGACCGACAACGAAAACGACGACGACGATGCCGACGGCGACGAAGACGATGAAGGCAACGCGATCGCCGACGAAGATGCGGACGTCTATTACCTCGCCCGGCTCAATGCCGACGGCACGCTCGACACCAGCTTTGATCCGCGGCCCAACGCGACGGTGCGTGAAGTGCACGTGCAGGCGGACGGCGCGATGTTGGTGCGCGGTGATTTTGGGGCGTTCTTTCCCAACGATGCCGAGTATGGTCTGGCGCGGGCAGGCGTCGCTCGCGTGCTGCCCGATGGCGGCATTGATCAAACCTTCAACCCGAACCCGGACGACGGCACCTACGCGATGCTGGAGCGCGCCGATGGCAGCATCCTGATCGGCGGTGACTTCACCCGCCTCGATATCGAAGCCGTGCTCTACCTCGGCGGCGCGTTTACAACGCTCGACTCGAACGATCTGCCCGCGCTCGCCCGCGTGCAGCTCGATGGCAATCCCGACGGCTCCTACCGGCCGGCGCCCAACGGCGACGTGAACACGCTGGTGGCCACGCCGGACGGGCGAATCCTGGTCGGCGGCGCCTTCACGCAACTGCACGGGCAAACGCGTCAGCGCCTCGCGCGGTTGGCGAGTAATGGATCCCTGGATACGGCCTTTGCGCCGGTGATCAACGGTCCGGTGCGCAGCGTCGCGCTGGATCAACAAGGCGGCATCATTGTGACCGGAGAGTTCAGTCAGGTCGGGGGCGCGTCACGCACGCGGTTGGCGCGTCTGTGGAATGACGGTGCGCTCGACGCCGCCTGGGCACCCACGGTCAATGGCACCGTCGACGCGGTGGCGGTGGACCTGGCCGGGCGGGTGTTGGTGGCTGGCGCCTTCACCACGGCGAATGGCTCGGCGCGCGCTTATCTGGCGCGGTTCGATGACACCGGTGCGCTCGATACGACGTTTACGCCGAGCTTCGACGGCCGGGTGTATTCGGTCGTGCTGCGGGCCGATGGCCTGATCGGCGTGGGTGGCGACTTCACGACGGTGAATGGCAGCACCAGTCCGAAGTTGGCGGTGTTGGGTGACGACGGGACGCTCGCGGTCGCGGGCAACCCGGCCACCAACGGCACGGTGCGCGCGCTCACCATCGACCGCGAAGGTCGCCTGGTGGCGGGCGGCAGTTTCACGCGGTTTGCCGGCGCGTCGCGGGCGCTGCTTGCCCGCACCAATGCGGCCAACGCGTTTGGCCAAGCCTTGTTGGTCGATGACGACGGCCGCGGACTCACCTGGGTGCAAACCGGTGGTGGCGCCAGTGCCAACGCGGTGAGTCTTGCGGTGAGCACCGACGGGGAAACCTGGAGCGAACGCGGTTTTGCGTGGCGGCGTGACGGCAGTTCCGTCTGGCGCTGGGAAGGCAACGTATTGCCGATCGAAGGAGAATACGTGCTGCGGGTGCGCACCCTGACTTCGGCGACGCAGTTTGGCTCGGGGTCGGTGCGTGAATACTACCGGCACTTCATCGGCACGCAGCCTTCGGGCTACGGTTATGGTTCCACCTTGCCGACGCGCTTTGGGGCGATCACCGGCGATCTCGGTGATTGGTTACCGGGTGGCGACGGCATCACGGTGAATCCCGACGGCAGCGGCGGTGAGGGGGGCAACGGCGGCGGCGATCCTGGCGACGGCGGCATCGACATCCTGGGCAGTCGTCTGCGCAACCTCTCCACGCGCGTCTCGCTGGAGCTCGACGACGTCATCACGGTGGGGTTTGTCGTTGAAGGCAGTGCGCCGCGCCGCGTCTTGCTGCGCGCGGTGGGACCGGGGCTCGCGCCGTATCTCGGCGCCGGAGAACTGGAATCGCCGCGGCTCGCGTTGCACAACGCCGAGGGCGCGGAGCTGGCCGTGAACACCGGTTGGCAAAGCAGCCCGCAGATGCGCGATTGGTTTGCCCAAGCCGGAGCGTTCAGCCTCACGCCGGGCAGTGCCGATGCCGTGCTCGCGCCGGTGTTGGCGCCCGGCCCCTACACGCTGGCGATCAACGACGAAGCCAGTGCCGGGGGCATCGTGTTGGCGGAGGTGTATGACCTCGGCGCCGTCGATGTGGCGGACCGACTGGTCAACCTCTCCGCGCTCAGTCGCGCCGGGGACGGCGAGGACAGCCTCATCGTGGGCTTCGTGATCGAAGGCAATGCCAGCAAGACGATGCTCATTCGCGGCATCGGCCCGACGCTGGAGGACTACGGCGTGAGCACGGCGCTCGCGGATGTGGCCATCGATGTGCGCAACGCTGCCGGTGAGCTGATCGCTCGCAACGAAGACTGGGCCACGCCGCTCGACGGCGGTGCAACCGCGACGGTGATTGCAACGCAGACGGCGGCTGTCGGTGCGTTCGCGCTGGCAACGGACGCGGCCGATGCGGCGGTGTTGGTCGAACTGGCACCGGGCGCCTACACGGTGCAGTTGCAGCCCCGCAGCGAAGACGGCCGCGACGGCCTCATCGAGATTTACGAAGTGGCGCCGTAG
- a CDS encoding sensor histidine kinase: MTHFCNLDQTSSPVAARPHLAPQLPWGLVALLAGVSIMSGLAFTWPLLRFIELDAAMAATLVLLGWGPWALLAGGIIAFARLAPLDPHRWRRTLPLHIAACSLLALGSYLFSDWMRDRHFHQGGGFGPTGPAPREMVLNQPPPPPPDSGSGPGTLPAPDATTLASMMLSRSFGSGLVVPVYLLLVAVTQAMRNHRRADETARLAERAAHQLAQARLQALQNQLQPHFLFNTLNAVTNYIHTQPQVAEEMVCALSDLLRRVLKLSDRTSIPLREELEIADLYLAVQRHRFAGRLVLVRHIDPRLLDRPVPPLLLQPVIENAIVHGVAHATEAKPIELRVEEVNRHLRFSLIDHHPVPAPRLDPSRTGGVGLSNIRSRLATLYGGHAGLHAEPRLEGGFLTEINLPLHLPALSS; the protein is encoded by the coding sequence ATGACCCATTTCTGCAACCTCGACCAAACCTCGTCTCCGGTAGCCGCGCGCCCGCACCTCGCGCCGCAATTGCCGTGGGGCTTGGTCGCATTGCTCGCCGGCGTGTCGATCATGTCGGGCCTCGCCTTCACCTGGCCGCTGCTGCGTTTCATCGAGCTCGACGCCGCCATGGCCGCCACCCTCGTCCTGCTCGGCTGGGGCCCGTGGGCACTGCTCGCCGGCGGCATCATTGCCTTTGCCCGCCTGGCGCCCCTCGACCCCCATCGCTGGCGCCGCACGCTGCCGCTCCACATCGCGGCCTGTTCACTGCTCGCTCTGGGATCCTATTTGTTCTCCGACTGGATGCGCGACCGGCACTTTCATCAAGGCGGTGGTTTCGGTCCGACAGGTCCCGCTCCGCGCGAGATGGTGCTCAATCAACCGCCGCCGCCGCCACCGGACAGTGGCTCCGGACCCGGCACACTGCCGGCGCCCGACGCCACCACCCTCGCGAGCATGATGTTGAGCCGCTCCTTCGGCTCCGGCCTCGTGGTGCCGGTTTACCTGCTGCTCGTCGCGGTGACCCAGGCCATGCGCAACCATCGCCGCGCCGATGAAACCGCCCGGCTCGCCGAACGCGCCGCCCACCAGCTCGCCCAAGCCCGCTTGCAGGCCCTGCAAAACCAGCTCCAGCCCCACTTTCTTTTCAACACCCTCAACGCCGTCACCAACTACATCCATACCCAGCCGCAGGTGGCGGAGGAAATGGTGTGCGCCTTGAGCGACCTGTTGCGGCGCGTGCTCAAACTCTCCGACCGCACCTCCATTCCTCTGCGGGAGGAACTGGAAATCGCCGACCTCTACCTCGCCGTGCAACGCCACCGCTTTGCCGGACGGCTCGTGCTGGTCCGCCACATCGATCCGCGACTGCTCGACCGCCCCGTGCCGCCCCTCCTGCTGCAACCCGTCATCGAAAACGCCATCGTGCACGGCGTCGCCCACGCCACCGAAGCCAAACCCATCGAGTTGCGCGTGGAGGAGGTGAACCGTCACCTGCGCTTTTCTCTCATCGACCATCACCCCGTGCCGGCCCCGCGGCTCGATCCCTCCCGCACCGGCGGCGTTGGTCTCTCCAACATCCGTTCGCGTCTCGCCACCCTCTACGGTGGTCACGCCGGCCTGCACGCCGAACCCCGACTTGAGGGTGGGTTTCTCACCGAGATCAACCTGCCCCTCCATCTCCCCGCCTTGTCCTCATGA
- a CDS encoding LytR/AlgR family response regulator transcription factor: MKVLIADDEAPARQRLRSLLAAEPNLEIVAECADGTATLEQALALRPDLIFLDIAMPGMDGIQVLEELNRVWSPRVVFTTAHAEPAVAAFELEAADYLLKPYSRARLTAALARVRRLVPAPSLDSTPPFADPDADPAADTLVTSPPATSPERLLVKSGSRYHVVETADILSVQAAANYVVLHTTSGKHIMRSTLRQLEADLCPRRFYRTSRSTIANLHAVREVKTSSSGTHAIILSDGSDLPLTSGLRELEHRLRHLS; this comes from the coding sequence ATGAAGGTCCTCATCGCCGACGACGAAGCCCCCGCGCGCCAACGTCTCCGCAGCCTCCTCGCTGCCGAGCCCAACCTCGAGATCGTGGCCGAATGCGCCGACGGCACCGCCACGCTCGAACAGGCCCTCGCGCTGCGCCCGGACCTCATCTTTCTCGATATCGCCATGCCCGGCATGGATGGCATCCAAGTGCTCGAGGAACTCAACCGCGTGTGGTCGCCGCGCGTGGTGTTCACCACCGCTCACGCCGAGCCCGCCGTCGCGGCCTTTGAACTCGAGGCCGCCGACTACCTGCTCAAACCCTACTCCCGCGCCCGTCTAACCGCCGCCCTCGCCCGCGTGCGCCGCCTCGTGCCCGCGCCCTCACTCGACTCCACGCCGCCCTTCGCCGATCCGGACGCAGACCCCGCCGCCGACACGCTCGTCACCTCGCCGCCTGCGACGAGTCCGGAACGCCTCTTGGTCAAATCGGGCTCACGTTACCATGTCGTGGAGACTGCCGACATCCTCTCCGTGCAGGCCGCCGCCAACTACGTCGTGCTCCACACCACCAGCGGCAAACACATCATGCGCAGCACGCTGCGCCAACTGGAAGCCGACCTCTGCCCCCGGCGGTTCTACCGCACCTCCCGCTCCACCATCGCCAACCTGCACGCCGTGCGTGAAGTGAAGACCTCCAGCAGTGGCACCCACGCCATCATCCTCAGCGACGGCAGCGACCTCCCCCTCACCTCCGGCCTCCGCGAACTCGAACACCGCCTCCGCCACCTGAGCTGA
- a CDS encoding RNA polymerase sigma factor, translating into MTPTPPAIDETESDEALMARLQDGDDAAVAELMVRWEVPVKAFLRRVGVTAADVEDVAQDTFVRLYQKRASYRRGAPLKAWLLTLAVNLGRSRLRWRWRRPETELDEVALDTTAGSEADGAQSTEQAERARAVRAAVQQLRRSWREVVVCVEYEGLSHAEAATVLGCSPKAVETRLRRAREALRASLASWLA; encoded by the coding sequence ATGACGCCGACCCCACCAGCGATTGACGAAACCGAGTCCGACGAGGCGCTCATGGCGCGCCTACAGGATGGCGACGACGCGGCGGTGGCGGAACTGATGGTGCGCTGGGAAGTGCCGGTGAAAGCCTTCCTGCGGCGCGTGGGCGTAACTGCGGCCGATGTGGAGGACGTGGCGCAGGACACCTTTGTGCGCCTCTATCAGAAGCGGGCGTCTTACCGGCGGGGCGCGCCGCTCAAAGCGTGGTTGCTCACGCTGGCGGTCAACCTCGGCCGCAGTCGGTTGCGTTGGCGCTGGCGGCGACCGGAAACGGAGTTGGACGAAGTAGCCTTGGATACCACCGCCGGATCCGAAGCCGATGGCGCGCAAAGCACGGAACAAGCCGAGCGCGCGCGGGCCGTGCGCGCGGCGGTGCAGCAGCTGCGCCGCAGTTGGCGCGAAGTGGTGGTGTGCGTGGAGTATGAAGGCTTGAGCCATGCCGAGGCGGCGACGGTCTTGGGCTGCAGCCCGAAAGCCGTCGAGACCCGCCTGCGGCGCGCGCGCGAAGCGTTGCGGGCAAGCCTGGCCAGTTGGTTGGCGTGA
- a CDS encoding efflux RND transporter periplasmic adaptor subunit — protein sequence MATKTATPWFGYLIVAALAGAIGYFVARPSTTPVAPSGETANAGDAPSAERKIKFYQSPMHPWITSDQPGRCTICGMALVAVYEGEAGFGDGETVTLSDATAAVIGVATSEATERDLTRTLRVNGTFEADHTRHRVLSARVPGRIEKLHIDQVGVRVEAGAPLITLYSPEMLTAQRIYLERLAVGPSAISSSQIADARERLLDLGASEDDLTRLETEKRPEAVVTVRAPFAGTVISRGPNAYEGAYVAEADKLFEIGDLSSLWFVFDVYESDLALLQEGQAVAVTPAGAAGAPRESTISFIDPNLNETTRTARARVVLDNADRDLRHRQTATAEITIDLGPALTVPRSAVLFTRAQPTVFLALPDQAYQPHSVRLGRANPEVYEITAGLQAGDRVVTRAALLLEGQAQLSAPATAMGGEMAMASDHGMDGMAEAHADPATDIAALEPLIFAAADAAAALANDDVAAYAETLPRIHEAWTSYLDATPHAADGPLAELVDALIDGPSLEEARTPFEPFSTQVADLARAAGLHHAGKVSIFQCPMSPVLGTGRWVQRNDDLRNPFFGEMMLTCGSKLD from the coding sequence ATGGCGACCAAAACCGCCACTCCTTGGTTTGGCTACCTGATCGTCGCGGCCCTCGCGGGCGCGATCGGCTACTTCGTCGCCCGTCCGTCGACCACGCCCGTCGCCCCCTCCGGCGAAACGGCCAACGCGGGCGATGCGCCGAGCGCCGAGCGCAAGATCAAGTTCTACCAGAGCCCCATGCACCCATGGATCACGTCCGACCAACCCGGACGTTGCACCATCTGCGGCATGGCGCTGGTGGCGGTTTATGAAGGTGAAGCCGGCTTCGGTGACGGCGAAACGGTCACCTTGTCCGATGCCACCGCCGCCGTCATCGGCGTGGCCACCAGCGAAGCGACCGAGCGCGACCTGACCCGCACCCTGCGCGTCAACGGCACCTTTGAGGCTGACCACACCCGCCACCGCGTGCTCTCCGCCCGCGTGCCGGGCCGCATTGAAAAGCTGCACATCGATCAAGTCGGCGTGCGCGTCGAAGCCGGCGCGCCGCTCATCACGCTCTACAGTCCGGAAATGCTCACCGCGCAACGCATCTACCTCGAGCGTCTCGCCGTGGGGCCCAGCGCGATCTCTTCCTCCCAAATCGCCGATGCCCGCGAGCGCCTGCTCGACCTCGGCGCCAGCGAAGATGACCTGACCCGCCTCGAAACGGAAAAGCGACCAGAGGCCGTCGTCACCGTGCGCGCCCCCTTCGCCGGCACCGTGATTTCCCGCGGCCCCAATGCCTACGAAGGCGCCTACGTGGCCGAGGCCGACAAGCTTTTCGAAATCGGCGACCTATCGTCGCTGTGGTTTGTTTTCGACGTCTACGAATCCGACCTCGCTCTGCTGCAGGAAGGTCAGGCGGTCGCCGTGACTCCGGCCGGTGCCGCCGGCGCGCCGCGCGAGAGCACCATTTCCTTTATCGATCCCAACCTCAACGAGACCACGCGCACCGCCCGCGCCCGCGTCGTCCTCGACAACGCCGACCGCGACCTGCGCCACCGCCAGACCGCCACCGCCGAAATCACCATCGACCTCGGTCCGGCGCTCACCGTGCCGCGCAGCGCGGTCCTGTTCACCCGTGCTCAACCGACCGTGTTTCTCGCCCTGCCCGACCAGGCTTACCAACCGCACAGCGTGCGCCTCGGCCGCGCCAATCCGGAGGTGTATGAGATCACCGCCGGACTGCAGGCTGGCGACCGCGTCGTCACGCGCGCCGCGCTTCTGCTTGAGGGGCAGGCCCAGCTCTCCGCTCCCGCCACCGCCATGGGCGGCGAGATGGCCATGGCATCCGATCACGGCATGGATGGGATGGCCGAGGCCCATGCTGATCCGGCAACCGACATCGCCGCGCTGGAGCCCTTGATCTTTGCCGCCGCCGACGCCGCCGCCGCGCTGGCCAACGACGATGTTGCCGCCTACGCCGAGACCCTGCCGCGTATCCACGAAGCTTGGACAAGCTACCTCGACGCCACGCCACACGCCGCCGACGGTCCGCTGGCCGAGTTGGTGGATGCCTTGATCGACGGTCCATCGCTCGAGGAGGCGCGCACGCCCTTTGAACCCTTCAGCACGCAGGTCGCCGACCTCGCCCGTGCTGCCGGCCTGCACCACGCCGGCAAGGTGAGCATTTTCCAATGTCCCATGTCACCCGTGCTCGGCACCGGCCGCTGGGTCCAACGCAACGACGACCTGCGCAATCCGTTTTTCGGCGAGATGATGCTCACCTGCGGCTCCAAGCTCGACTGA